One Littorina saxatilis isolate snail1 linkage group LG11, US_GU_Lsax_2.0, whole genome shotgun sequence genomic window, tctcactctctctctctctctctctctctctctctctctctctctcactcactccctagtctgtctttctctgcatccactttctttctcttcgacttgtctgttttttttttctgaattttgttcttcggaattttctgtcttcttctttgttctttcttttttgcttcgcctctctctctctctctctctctctctctctctctctctctctctctctctctctctctctctctctctctctctctctctctctcccatactctgtcggtctctctctccccctctctcccatagtctgccaatctctctctctctctctctctctctctctttctctctctctctctgtcactcactctctttctctttctctctctctcactctctctcgttctatcttctctctctccacctatttttatttattttttttttttatttttttacattttgtcctatattttcttccgtcatcatttctccttttgttacctaacgtttctttatttcaatttcacagatagcaacatatatgcgagtcacaagtcaattatttttcttaaacttaactctttttcaaaaatacatccgatctctaaaggggtaccgtatctataaatacctatgcacatttttgcaatcataTTTTCATATTCAAATGTACATGGTGGCGTGGCTATGAGAGACACGTTACTTGAAGaaaaagatttgtttgtaaCGTTTGAATTATCGAATTATGATTCAGGACAATTAACTGAAACCAATACGAAATGGTTTATtgagtttttcttttcttggtgATATCACACATATCATTCTATTCGGCCTTGTTTTCCAAGGTTTGTTTGCGTtgtgttgacaaggtgacttaAAACCCCTATTTTTCGTTTTTATTCGATAATTTCACATGCCACGCTTGAAAACAAGCACTTGATGTCAATGTATAGCATGTTTAACATTAATGTATACTAGCATGGTGAAATTTCTGTTTCATATTAAAAGCCTATTCGCAAATTTGAAAACGTGGTGGTGACAACTGCGTGATACTGGCAACCTACAAAACAGTTTTAagcaaaaaaaatattttttttgttaccacgcttcaaaaatgacaaagtgTTGTTTTGCCACAAGTTGAGAGATAACTTTGTATTATGCATGGTGCCCGACAacgttttacaaaaaaaaatgtgatgTCTTTTCTTAAGTAGCCAAAAGGCCGAAATTGAAGAGTTTTTCAGGTGGTTacaaaaacacgcaaaaaaaaatagaaagagTACGGTTTTTTTCAaatccttttgtgtgtgcgtgctatATACCTCAAACATTGTTTTCCCAAGTTTTTTCGTAAAATGATTCATTTTTGAATTAATTATCATTTTTTAAATCCCAAAACGTCAATCTTCGTTTTTTCGTGTTGATCAGCAAACAACCTTCATTTAAAAGTTACCACCGGCACCCAATATTATTCTTCACCACAGAAATCCGTTGTGTggacaggttttttttttattgtgactAACAGATGCATTCTTTTCAACATTTTTTAAAGCCACATAAGCTTTTTAACTATATTCTAACTAATTATTATGATTAAATTCAAATTAATTTTTAGGTAGCCAATTTTTGACAGCGTCCTGTGCATTCAAAACTGATAGGAACtttctaaaaattaaaatttgtcTGCCATCTTGATTGGTCTAATTAGGAATAATGTTAATTATTTCGAATTGTAATGCTTTGTTCCTCGTGGCAGTGATCATTTTTTGAGGTAACCATTGTCACACCATCCACTAGTGGTGGCAGCGCTGGCGCTGGTGGCAGCGCTGGCGCTGGAAGGGCGAGTACTGGTGTCCATGACGGCTGCCTGTAAAGAGGAAGAACCACATGAACATTGTGGTGGCGGCGCTGGTGCTGGCAGCGCTGGTGGTGGCGGCGCTGGTGCTGGCAGCGCTGGTGGTGGCGGCGTTGGCGGCGCTGGTGCTGGCGGCGCTGGTGCTGGCGGCGCTGGTGCTGGCGGAGCCTGTGGTGGCGGCGCTGGTGCTGGCAGCGCTTGTGGTGGCTGCGCTGGTGATGGCAGCGCTTGTGGTGGCTGCGCTGGTGATGGCAGAGCTGGTGGTGGCAGCGCTGGCGCTGGTGGCAGCGCTGGCGCTGGAGGGGCGAGTACTGGTGTCCATGACGGCTGCCTGTAAAGAGGAAGAACCACATGAACAGTCATACTAATCACAATACAATGAGGAAGAACCACATGAACTAATACCACCCACAACAAAATCAGGACGTTTCACGTCAACGCATACCACCCACAGCAAAGAGGAAGAACCACATGAACACATACGTACCATGGAACTTGCTTAtaagcccctcccccccccccccctcatcttcCCCAAAGACATCCTGCTTTTTGATACCCCGCTTCTTAGATTTTTGTTTTACTGACTTTTGCAGATTAACCATTTTAGAGAACCTAAtctttcagacctgattttctccgatTGTGAAGTTCTTAAAAGgagtgttccactgtaccacccacaatacaacaggcaaaCTAACTCACTGGTTACATCTTCAAACCCATCATGTTCTTTCTGAGAGCTTTACCCCactcctcgcgccccctaattggcgtagaggcgcgtcccccgggtggtggatgggggagccttctctactaacttcagagagaaggtcgcatcattctcgatgccgtgaacctaattaggttctttttcttgtttcttctctatttctgcctccccaaagtccttttactttccttttctcacccataaaattcttcacttattttcTAAAGTATGGTGAATCCCGAGTTTGTCATGTGTGACCAGGGGATGAATGGCTGACACCTTAGTATTCAGTCGTAAGCACATGCGTTTGGTTTTAGTTTGGGTCGACGCCAAATGACAGTTTTAGGCCCTTCCCTTGTCACGGGGGCTCTCACAAGGGTGACTGTGTATTTCCCACCTCATTGAGCCTGCGTGTTATGACATCTTTAACTTTGTTAAACAAGAAAAGGAAGGACAGACCCGATTCTGACAGCGAGGATGAATCTAGAACTACTGCTGCTGCAGCAGGGGTACGGGGCGCTTGGCCCCGATTCCTCATAGTTCATTTTGAGAGTGTTAGTCAAAGAAAGATTTCACCTTTTATTCTCGAGAAGTGGTTTCAGGGGGTTTCCTCATCAGTTCAGTCAGTGAAACGTCAGAAGGATGGTAGCTTCTTGGTGGATTGCCCCACCAGGAAGGTATCGGATCTTCTTTTGTCCCGCCATGGTTCCGCCCTGAGCGTTGGATCGAACTCCTTCACGATTTCCGTGACGAGCCACTCGTACCTGAACACCTCTCGGGGTGTGGCACGCTCATACCACTTCCAAGGTATGAGCTGTGCGGAGTTGAAGGATGGGTTGGCATCACAAGGAGTTATCGACGTTCACAGAGTGTCCAGAACGgataaagaaggaaagagagtgGAAACAAACACTCTCTTCCTAACTTTCTGTACAGCTGTTGCACCCAAAAGAGTTGTTGTTCTGTTTGAAAGTATTCCGGTTTCTCTGTACATCCCTTCCCCTCTGCGTTGTTATCGTTGCCAACGGTTTGGCCACGGTAGCAAAAACTGCAGGGGGAAGGAAATGTGCAGAGATTGCACAAAGGAAAAACATGAGGGTGAATGCGAGGGACCCAAACAGTGTCACAACTGTGGGGGTAAACACTCCTCTGCTTCAAAAGAATGTCCCCAGTGGAAAACGGAGGAAGCCATTCAAAAGATGAGAACAACGGAGGGATGCTCTTTCGGTGAGGCGAAACAAAAGGTCATGTCCCAGATGGCACAGCCCTCGGTGTCCACATACGCCAGGGCTGTTAGTACTCCTTCTGCGACACCGACTACACCTTCGTCTCTTGAGAGCTTTCTCACTAAGGTGACTACAATCTTGGACACTCTCATTAAAAAGATTGATCGTCTTGAGACTGTCGTGGCAAATATTAACCAGGGTGGAGTAAAGGCGGCTGTTGCTGCCGATACCAGTGAGAAGGCGACTACGGTTGCCGAGAGTGTGAAGGTTCAGACAACAGTTTCGACTGGCGTCACTAACGTCACGCAGGCGGCCGTGCATAAAGCCGCTAAAACCCAAACCAAATGGGGGAGAAAATCCTCCACTCATTCGGCCGGGTCTTCGGGGGTTGGGCGGACGGGTTCGATCGGCAGATCGGATCTTTCCTCCCACCCGCCAAGATCAAACTCTGAGGGAAGATCCTCGAGGTCTCCCAAGGCCAGGGTCAGGCCTGACTTGCCTACCCGAATAAAAAAGGGAGACAAATCGCTCATTTCTTTGACAAACCCTTTCTCCCTCTTGTCTGACGAGGGTGGAGAATCGGAAATGGATGAATCAAACCGGTTCTACCCTGCGTcggaggggggtggaggatcGGGCACTGAATaaagttttatttgtttttaaaatactAAACCTTTTTAATGGCTTCTATAATACAATGGAATATCAGAGGTCTTAATGCCAATCAAGAGGAACTTCATCTCCTTTTGAAAAGTAATCCTATTGCAATCTGTTTACAGGAGACGCTTATAGGCCCTAACAAAAATATATCATTGCCTGGGTATAGCTGCTTATTGCGGTCTACAGGTCGCGGTAGTGCACTTTGTATCCGTTctgattttctttttaatcaGGTCCAATTGGACACTAACCTTGAGGCAATAGCGGCTCGCATTTCTTGTAATAGAGCTTTAACTGTTTGTTCCTTGTATCTGTCGCCATCTACTACGGTCACAAAAAATGACCTAGAAAACTTAATACATCAATTACCAACCCCGTTCCTTTTGGTAGGGGATTTTAACGGCCATTCCCGACGTTGGGGGAGCGAATCTTCCAACATTCAAGGAAAGATTATCGAAGATGTCATCGATAACTTGGATTTATGCCTTTTAAATTCCGGAGCGGGTACTTTTTTAACTCAATCTGGAGAAGAATCTCATTTGGACTTAGCTATCTGCCACCCATCTTTATTTCTTGATTTGAAATGGTCTGTCCATTCGGATCTGTGTGGAAGTGACCATTTTCcctgttttgtcagttttgaagAGGATCAGGGCGAGGAAGCCCTTCCACACTGGAAGTTTTCTAAAGCTAACTGGGATTTATTTCGTCTTTCTACTTCAAGACAAATAACCCCAGAAGTTCTAAATTCTGAAGACCCGGCTTTAACTTTTTCCACCCTTTTGGTGCAATGTGCAAAAGACAGCATACCCAAATCTTCCTCTAAACCCAAAGGTCCAAAAACACCTTGGTTTAACGAAGAGTGCCAAGCTGTCAATCAGGAGCGTAAACGAGCTCAACGGCATATGTTCCAATACCCTACGTCAGCCAATAAGATCGCTCACCAAAAACTTCGAGCTCAAAgccgttttatttacaaaaagagTAAAAAAAGCCTCTTGGCGCAATTTTTGCTCTAAGCTTAATTTCAAAACTTCAAGCAAGAAGGTATGGCAGATTATCCGTAAGATTAAAGGTAAAAATCGTAAAGAGGTTGTCCAATGCCTCAAACAACATGGTCGAGTAATAACCAACAAGAAAAACGTGGCGAATATCTTGGCTTCAACAATAAATCATAACTCTTCTTCGGAACATTATTCTGGAGAGtttcaaaaagttaaagatAAATCTGAAGCTACACCCGTTTCCTTTGATTCTGCCAATTTGGAAGATTACAATTCTCCTTTCTCGATGTACGAGTTAAAGGATGCCATTCTAAAATCCAATGACTCAGCTACAGGGCAGGATGATATCCATTATCAACTTTTGGGTCATCTCCCTGAAAACGTCCTGACAGTTCTTTTAACTATTTTTAATCATATCTGGTCTACTGGAACTTTTCCTCCTGACTGGCGAAAGGCCATAATTATTCCCATTCCGAAACCCGGAAAGGATCATTCggatccaaataattatcggcCGATTGCCTTAACCAGCTGTCTTTGTAAGACGATGGAGAGACTGGTCCATGAGCGGTTACTATGGCACTTGGAAAGGATCGACGCTTTGGACATAGTCCAGTGCGGTTTCCGAAAACATAAAAGTACAACGGATCATTTGATTCGTTTTGAATCGTTTGTTCGTAACGCTCTGGTAAGCGGAGAACACGTTGTGTCCGTCTTGTTCGATTTGGAAAAGGCGTATGACACAACGTGGAAGCATGGTATTTTATCAGATCTTAAAACCTTAGGGTTTGATGGGAATCTTcccatttttatttcaaattttcTTGCCGAAAGGGAGTTTAAGGTCCGAGTAGGTTCTACTTTCTCCGATTCTTTTGAACAGGAGATGGGAGTTCCTCAAGGGAGTATTTTATCACCGTTACTTTTTAACATTAAAATCAATAACATCGTCAAACACGTCCAGTCTGGCATCGACAAATCTCTTTTTGTTGATGATTTTCAAATTTCTGCCAAGGGAAGAACATTAGCTGGGGTTGAACGGCAGCTTCAGCTGTGTAtttccaaaattcaaaaatgGGTTCAAGAGAACGGGTTCAAATTTTCCCTGGCTAAAACAGAATGTATTCATTTCCACAGGAAAAAACATCAAGTTCTTCAGCCTTCTCTTTTCATAAACAACCATAAGATTAAAGTTTCTAAACAAGTCAAATTTCTTGGTCTGATTTTTGACAGCAACCTTACTTTTTTACCCCACATCAAATATTTAAGAACCAAATGTCAAAAGGGTCTCAACGTTCTCAAAGTTATAAGTCACACGGATTGGGGGGCTGACAGGGCAACATTGCTACGTCTGTATCGGTCTCTTGTCCGTCCACAGCTGGACTACGGTTGTATTGTGTATGGTTCTGCAAAGAGAAATGTCCTCAAGGCCTTAGATCCCATCCATCATcagggtctgagagtttgtttgGGTGCTTTTCGCACAACACCAGTGGATAGTTTGTATGCCGAGTCGCGAGAACCTCCTCTGGAGATCCGCAGACTCCGGCTTTCCATGAACTACTACCTTAAGCTAAAGGCAAACCCCGAAAACCCTGCTCATGAATGTGTTATTAATCCCATTCTGAAGGACAAATTTTTAGCCAAACCTACTGAAATACCAACTTTAGGCATACGTATGCTTTCTGAATGTGAAAGGGCTGTTATAGATATTGATTCTGTCTGTGACGATCCTTTGACAACAAACACTCCACCCTGGCAGTTGGAAAACCCAACCGTCAATTTTTCCCTAACTTCTTTCAAGAAGAATGAAACCTCGGACTCTGTCTTTAGGCAGCTGTTTCTTGAACAGTGCTCAAAGTACACAGagtatgaatttatttttactgacGGCTCTCTCAAAGATGATTCAGCTGCTGCGGCAGCAGTTTCTAACAAGAAATTACATCAACCCCTTCAACTCCGGATCCCTAATGGTTCGTCGGTGTATTCGGCGGAACTTAGGGCCATCATTTtggcattaaaattaatttatcaatccAGACATCAGTCTTTTTTGATTGTATCTGATTCGCTTTCAGCTCTTGAAGCGATATCCACCAGAAAGTTTACTCATCCTTTTTTAGTCGACATTCACGACCTTAATACTAAGCTTATTTCTGAAGGCAAGATTATCAATTTTATGTGGGCG contains:
- the LOC138979552 gene encoding uncharacterized protein, giving the protein MNYEESGPSAPYPCCSSSSSRFILAAAVMDTSTRPSSASAATSASAATTSSAITSAATTSAAITSAATTSAASTSAATTGSASTSAASTSAASTSAANAATTSAASTSAATTSAASTSAATTMFMWFFLFTGSRHGHQYSPFQRQRCHQRQRCHH